TCTATTTCTTCTCCATCAATAAGGAAAAGTACAGCATCAAGGCCAGGATCATCTTCACCCTCAGGCATCGTATAACCCATGGTGATCTGAACGAGTGAGGTTCCGAGTGAATCAAGCATCAGTGTGTCCGCGTTTATCTGTGCTTCTTCAAATCTTGGATTCATGGTTACAGTTTCAAAACCCGCAGCGGAAATTTCTATGATTCTCTCATTAAACACAGTATCGCTCAATATAAAGGTACCTGGGCTGGTCTCCCGAACATGCACTCCATCAAGCGTAACATTAATGTCTGTCGCACCCTGTACAACAATTGTTTCAGTGAAGGGCTGAGGTGGAATATATTCAATTACCTCAGGTTCAGTTGCAGGTCCTCCTGTAAACTTCATCACTGCGAACACGATAATCGCTAATAGAACAACCGCTCCAACGATAAAGTATATCCTGTTCTTACCGCCCTTTTCCGGTTCATGGAGTGGAACAGGCTTCTTCTTCCTATCCGGAGCTGGTTTTACTACTTTCTTCTTCTTATCAGGGGCAGGCTTTGCAGCTTTCTTCTTCTTCTCATCAGGAACAGGCTTCGCAGCTTTCTTCTTCTTCTCATCAGGAACAGGCTTCGCAGCTTTCATCTTCTTATCCGCTGCTGGTTTTTCAATTTTCTTATCTGGCGGACCAGCTGGAATCGGGATAGGAGTAACAACAGGCTCTTCTTCTAGTTTTGCTTCAGCACTCTTCTCAACAGGAATCCCGGCTTCCGGTTTCTTCTCTTCAACTAATACAGCGGGCGGCTGGTATTTCTCGAGAAGATCGAGCAATTCTCCAAGAACAGGCGCTGAAGGCCAGATATCAAAAGCGTGCTTGATATTTTCCAGTGCAGTTATCGGATTGTTGGATTTCAAATTGCTTCGAACAAGGTCTGCTAATCCATTTACTTTGATCGATCGTTTAATAAATCGTATTTTCTTCTTTACAAGTTTATTGTCAGGATCGTGACGTTTTGCTCGCTCCAGTTCCTGCAGCGCTCTTACTTCATCACCTGCCTTGCTTGCTTCATCTGATCTCTGAATACAATCATCTACGAATCCGGATGATGAGATATTCCTTCCGGCAGGGTGTACCCTTGTGGATCTGCTCTTATTGAACTTATCCATTGCTGAAATTTCACGCTCAAGTGCATTGATCCTGTCCAGTATCTGTTGGTTATCCGGATCGAGTTTAAGAGCTTTGCGATATGTCCTAAGAGCTTCCCTACGTTCACCTTGCTGCACCTGCATTCTTGCAGTTTCCAGCAGTTTCTTTACCTTATCATCTCCTAAGCCCATCTCCAACCTGCTCCCTCTGATTGCAATGCTGTGAGTCAGCTTTAATTTCCATCAAATTGTATTTCTTATGATTCCTATGTCAAGTACCCCATCATTCAAAATACTATCCCTCCAAGTATACTAAGATAGGAACTGAAGTATACCTGTGACAACCTCTGGAAAATCCATCAGATTCCGGGAAGATCCAGATGGCTAAAACGCCACCTGTATTCATGCAGTAGGAATTCTCCTGAATCGTTACCAGTGGCCAGTTCAGAAGCTTTCTCGATCAGGTCAGCATCGGTGAGCAATGAAGCAATCCTGAAAACTGGAATGCCATGCTGCTTTGTCCCAATTATGTCTCCGGGACCTCTTAATTCAAGATCTTTTTCCGCAATTCTGAAACCATTATCAGTTGAAGCCAGAACGGACAGGCGTTGCGCAGACTCATCTCCGCACTGGGAACCCTTCATGAGAAAACACCACGAATCCTTCTCTCCCCTGCCTATTCTTCCGCGCAACTGATGAAGCTGGCTAAGTCCGAACCGCTCAGCGTTCACAACAATCATCACTGTAGCCTCGGGAACATCAAGTCCAACTTCTATAACAGTGGTGCTTACCAGTACAGAGATCTCACCGGATGCGAATCTACTTGTAACATCGAGCTTATCGGATGCTTTCATCGCACCAGTCAGCAGGCCAACATTGTATTTCCCCAGCGATCCATCTTTGAGCGTATCGAAGGATGTTTTGGCATCCTTCAGATCAAGCTCCTCAGAAGCCTCCCGCAACGGATAGACAATGTACGCCCTTTCTCCAAGTTCAAGTCTTTTCAGGAGAGAACTGTACACCTCACTTCTTCTATCTCTGCTCATCACGCAGGTGTGTATTCTACCCCTGCCTGGAGGCATCTCATCAATAAGAGTGATGTCAAGATCACCATATACTGTCATAGCAAGTGTTCTGGGTATTGGTGTAGCGGACATAATCAATAGATGCGGGCAGGGCTTGCGACCTGCCAGAAGCTTTTCCCTCTGCTCCACTCCGAACTTGTGCTGTTCGTCAATAATACACAGTCCAAGTGCTGGTATTACTACAGTATCCTCCAATACTGCGTGAGTACCTATAAGAACATCCAGGGAGCCATCTTCCAGTGATTCATAGATAGACTTCCTCTGTGAACCGGTTGTTCCACCTGTTAGAAGATCACATTTGATATCCATTGGCTCCAGCATCCCTCTGAGTGTTTTATAGTGCTGAGCGGCCAGAACTTCGGTCGGAGCCACAACAGCGACCTGATAATCGGCTCCACAGCACAAAGCACATGCAGCAGCAGCAATAACTGTCTTGCCTGAACCCACGTCTCCCTGAAGCAGTCTTCTCATAGGTTTATCCAGGGAAAGCTCTTCAGTTATTCTTCTTACAGCTTTCTTCTGGGCATTCGTAAGTTCGTAAGGCAGCTTCTTCAAAAATGAACTTAAGGTATCCGATGGTGGAGTGATCAGTATTCCAGGTCTGAGAGAGGCATTCATCCTGACACGATTCAGAATGGACTGAAAAAGAAATAACTCTTCAAGCGCCAGTACTTTTCTGGCCTGCTCGCCCTGAAGAGGATTCTCCGGGAAATGCACCGCACGAACGACCTCAGTGCGGTTCTGGAAACCGTATGAATTCAGCACTTCAGAGGGCAGGATCTCACTTAAATGATCCACGTATTTCTCAATGACTGATGTCATCAGTTTTCTCATTATTCCCTGGGTTATTCCTGCGGTAAGCGGGTAGACTGGAAGCACCAGGCGTAGTTCCTCCGGTTCGCTGTTCAGAAAAATCAGATCGGGA
The genomic region above belongs to Candidatus Aegiribacteria sp. and contains:
- a CDS encoding TonB family protein — translated: MGLGDDKVKKLLETARMQVQQGERREALRTYRKALKLDPDNQQILDRINALEREISAMDKFNKSRSTRVHPAGRNISSSGFVDDCIQRSDEASKAGDEVRALQELERAKRHDPDNKLVKKKIRFIKRSIKVNGLADLVRSNLKSNNPITALENIKHAFDIWPSAPVLGELLDLLEKYQPPAVLVEEKKPEAGIPVEKSAEAKLEEEPVVTPIPIPAGPPDKKIEKPAADKKMKAAKPVPDEKKKKAAKPVPDEKKKKAAKPAPDKKKKVVKPAPDRKKKPVPLHEPEKGGKNRIYFIVGAVVLLAIIVFAVMKFTGGPATEPEVIEYIPPQPFTETIVVQGATDINVTLDGVHVRETSPGTFILSDTVFNERIIEISAAGFETVTMNPRFEEAQINADTLMLDSLGTSLVQITMGYTMPEGEDDPGLDAVLFLIDGEEIEGNVDSVQTGIHVFEAILDGYRVMPESILVDQTTDLEHNLNILAAEQSQITLQLSSDTPGNASFFIDGVRVATGRRMTEVLPFGSYYLQVTMDEREEWGASINLGQDGYNRTITLAELILPGQLMVGPEPWSDVYVDGVHVGTTPFGGVELEPGTYTVRLSNPDFENDVHTVEITAGETSAIQFNAVAIASVVEDTVEVEPVEDLPISSPFAIQQTPPSIPSQARARGDLHDYVTLAVLVGADGLVKDVSIVNDPLGLGCGQAAVDAVRTWVFSPAMQGSQPVEVTTNVSVRFDIE